The DNA sequence TGCCAACTGCAGATATTTTGGACTTCTTGACATTATCACCTCGATTGGATTTTTAAGTTACGATCCAGAAACCAACTCTTTCAAAGATGTGATAGGTGAGTCGTATCCGTTGACAACAGCATCTCCCCACAGAGCCATTCCTGTTAGGAGAAAATTAGAGAGTTCTTTATGTTCAACGCATAAGCAACCTAAGCatatattaaattcattatttttctttgtaaataCATTTATTTGGTGGGGATGCTTTATAAAGTGATAGTACTACACTGCATGGACAAAGAAACAAACCTATCCACAAAAACAAACCAGTTGTAGCTGCTAAGAAAAATTCCTTGCTGATACTGTTGAACCTGAAATTACTCGCAAATTACAAAACGATTCTTAGTAGAGATCAAAATTCCCACCAACAAGAACATTAGGAATATCCATTTGAAGATGAAGAACCAAAAATCAGAAACTATTACCAATACAAGCACACGATATTCCCATATCCATAAAAGAAAGAAGCCCAAGTAGAACCAGTGAACCTGCAGTCATTGTTGACCGTTATTTTTACTAAAACTCAGGTATATAAATCCATTATCAAATCAACAAATATATAGTTCAACGATAAAAAATGTCTTGCAGCAGTTTAAGGTCACTGAGATAGATAATTACCACATCAAGTCACGAATAAAAAGTGCACGTGGGATCATAAGCCCATTTCCAATCATTGCAAGCAACATCGAGGAAGCTGATAAACCTTTGATGTTGTCAGGATTTAGGAAATTTGTCCACTGAACAGGAAGCATTAATGGTGGTCAgattaatacaaaaaattaccaaCAGAAATTCTAAAATAGTACCATTTGTGAAACTGGCATCCACATGAAGAGAAGTGTAGCTGTCCATCCAGATATTCCTCCAACAAATTTTATGCCACCTTCGGAGAGTTTTCCCATCCGAGCCTACAAATATTAGCAGCTGCAAGTCTGAAAAGACGCAAAATAGAATATCTTGCATTTCTCTCTTAATttgcaaagaagagaaaattttaaaggaaaaaataaagttCTCATTTCAGATGATAAATACGGGATAACTCCTTTTAAAGACAAGAGGTTAACTTTAAAACAGTTTCCCATTAACCTTAATGGAATATGTGAAGATTCAAGTAATAGAATAAAGACTCTTTGAGAGTAAACAAAACTTACCATAACAATTGCCACCACAGCTACAACAAAAGCCAATGCCCCGGGAAAAATACTGTTGGGTATATGTGGAACAAACGTAGACCACATAATCTACAATCATAATTGTTGAGAAAAGATATTAAAATTGAGCAATTGTTCGACGCTCTGCTTACCAATATGAAAAAAGATGTGAgttttaagagagagagagagggagagagagagatcactTGGGGAAGAACCGATAGCCCACCAACAGTAATAAAGTCCTCCCAGAAGCGCCAGAGTCCAGCATTAAGCCAACCAAAGTAATTcaagaaattcaaaacaagaCCAGTTGCGACAACAATGGAGGTAATGACAAAGTAAGGTAGAGGCATTGCATCTGCCATCGAAAGCTGAGCAAAAACCACATATAAGGAAATTACACCCAATGTCTGCACCACAATGGCCTCATTCTCCCTCTTCTTTGCAAAATATGAAAGCAGAGAAAGGTTTCCAAGTAAACCAGTAAACATTCCCTGCATTTACAACATTCCCCCCTTGCTTAGGCTACTAATGTTGATTATTTTCTAATATAACGAGAAAATATTCATGTTCTAAGCAGTAAGCAGCCTCCTCAATCCTCATGAATAAAGTAATAAGGTGGTGGCACATTGGCGATAGTGTATTACCAACTTACCATCCATGGGACTGCCAAAAGGGCAGCTTTATTTCCTGCCAGAAGATTTTGGGCATTGAGGTAGATTTGAGGCATTTGCAGTAAGAGAAATGGGATATTTGATGCGCCCGAGAACTTTGCTGTCCACGAATTCCATTGCTCGAAACCAGTTTTGCTGCTCGTGGATTTCACTGATCCCTTTTCCGGAGAATGGGGGaaacaatttcaattttgaGCAATCAGAATGTATGAATATTAATGTTCGAGTTTGACCCAAATCAAAGGGCTTTCAATTTTGAGCAATCAGAATGTATGAATACCACAATTTGAATTTGGAGCAATCAGAATGTATGAATATTAATGTTTGAGTTTGACCCAAATCAAGGGGCTCAGAGTCACATAGTATATGATATTTATCAGTTAAGaccaaaataataacaattatTATTGGAGTTTCAAATCTATGAACATCATGTCATGTCAGAGAGAATCAAACAGTTTTACACACAACGGGCAAATTGTTATCATAAGATGTGCATTACATCCCTTAAGTTACATATGAGGAGacgaaaagagagagagaaaatacaACACAAGTAGTAGTACCTGGTGAAGAGGGTGAGGGACGTCGGAGTCAAGAGCGCTGAGAGTTGAGTGGCGCCGCAAACGCAAAGGAATGGGATGGTAAAAGTTTAACAATAAGCATTGGCCTTGGCCAGCGGAAGAGACGGTGAGAgcgttggtgttggtgttgtgTTGGATTgacgaggaggaagaggaggaggcgGGAAAGGATTTCAGATGATGATGTTGTTGCAGTGGAGGATGAGGAGGCGGACCAGGGATGTAGGAGGAGTACGGCACCACCACTAGGCTCTCGGCCattgatatttgatttgattttattaCACTTTCCAACACTCACTCAATGGAGTCTGGATCTTGGGGaatttgggaaatttggaattggatgctTCTTAAGTTGCAGCGTGGGGATATGTGCGCATCTCCAGACGACACGTGGAAAGTGATATTTGCTTGCTCAACCTCATAAACTCATAACTTGACATGATATTGTCAAATCCAATCCAATGTCCATGTGATATTTCCATGTGTGCGAGAACGAGCAAGCGCAAAACGCAAGTTTTAAGCAGGCAGGAGCCAGATCCGAGAAACTTTTGCAGTAGGGCCGGCCTGAGAATTTCGGAGCCTCAGGCGATCTTTGGTAGTGGGTTCTAAAATTCTTTGATCTTGGATTATTTGTATATTgattaatataaaaaagaattcgttaaatacattaaaaaaattctattttcacatcaaatatcattaaaaattaatatcaaaagaagataaatataaaaatattatttaaacatTACATAATTCACGTTTTTAGACAcaaatgtactaaatgtttGTAATCAAGAGTTTAAGATTGAGAGTTAAGAATaataaaacttgatgatcaagagagtaaataacaataaaacttaattgacgagtataataaattcaacgcCAATTAtttctcttgtgttttttttcttctaaaatcaaCAGCACACTAAcgaattgaatattaaaataatccattgaataaaaagttattgaaaagaaaaatataaaattcaaagttttgattatcTTAAAGTACAATCTTTAAGATCATATGATAGTTGGTTTAAACATTCAATAGAAATTGAGAGAATAATCTTTAAGATCATATGATAGTTGGTTTACACATTCgatagaaattgagaaaatgagaagttgaaagaaaaaagattgcaaagagacttgagttttataactttatatgcatttggACAGATGGATTGGGAGTTTGACAAATAGATTGGcagtaaatttaaaaattaagaaaaattaagaaaaatctaGTGACTGAAAGgcagttttatgttttgaactcaacaccccaaagaaaaatgaagccaaCATTTCCAATGCACtaacaaatgaattatgatatttcttactttttttttgtatttatatgttaattataggatataaaatatttttgggggCCCTTCCGAAGTGAGGGCCCTAGGTGGGTGCCTACTTGGGCTACCCTCAGGGCCGGCCCTGTTTTGcagatctaaatttttttgaaatacTTCAAAGAGATGGTTTATCAATTGATCTTAagttattttgagccttcaATGTGAAGGGTATCCCACTTAACTTTATTCGGAGGGACACTTTATGTAACGACCTATTCCCAAAGTTTACggttttataaaattaaaagtatgaatttacaaaaatgcccttcaagGTGAAaaacgttgacttttgttgaccaccagtcgtgtcacgtaagatctgttttcttggcgtatcctcgtagtactcgtcacTATGAACGCGTGGGCGCAAACGAAACGTAATTTGAAGTTATAACTAAGGAATTATTAACGGTCAAAGTTGAGGGtaaaatggtcatttgaccataaatctggaaggctccagattttgTTAGAGCATCAATCTGGTGCTACATGTGTGGCTGTAATGGAAAGAATAGGAGAGAAATGAGGGGGAGCTGCCCAATCGGGGAAGAAAAAGGGAGAGTGAACCAATAGGAgaggagagaaatgagggaaggGAGGAACCAGCCAACTCGGACCTCCCTTCGACCTGAGCCACCCAACCCGGTAGGAACCATGGAATCCAATGCTTCCTTCGGGCAAATTTTGGTGAATTACGCCACGACACCACCTAAGAAACACTCCACAACCCTCCCTCTACCATTTCCACCCCAAAATCGAAGAAATTAGGCTCGGATTCTTGAAAAACCGCACCGATGGGTGCGGTGGTTCCACAGCGGCAATCCGTTAATCCCAAAGCTAACTCCGTCAACCACCACTACTAATAGACTTCCCTCAACCCCAGGAGTAAGGCCCAAGCATTGGATGAGGCGTCAAAGTTCGTTTAGGCATCGAATCAAGAACACCCGTTTCAAGGGTTTCCGACGAATCGAGGGTGATTTGAGGTATTTCCCGACCAAATTAGACTTCagcccaggtatgaaagttgttcctctcattgataTCTACATTCTTgtaaaatttaagaatttttggagttgttgAATTTTCCGGAGAGTTAGGGCTGCTGGTCACCACGTGCAGCAGCGCATGGGGGGAAACCCAAGGTCCTTCCTTAGGTTTTTCAACGTTCCAAATTTGAATCCACCATCTATTTTCTCAAATTCTATCGTTTAGGTATAGTTTTACTAAATGGTCTCAAATTATAGTTAGGTGCATCGGTGGGAAGTAACTCCATCCTCGCTAGCTTGAGCAGTTCCTGGGAAACAAAATATATGTGAGTAGACCCCCTTCTAAActtgcatgtttttataaaatattaggcttGCATACATTGAATATTTCATGAAATGTGCATGTTTTCTATTATGTTTTATGGATTCTATAATCATGCTTTTTGAAGAATTTAtgatttatataaattgtttttacaaaatatttagaatttatcgaactacgttttatgaaaggttATGAATTATTGGGTTTTCGTATATGAAATTTTGTGGATTATGAATACGATTTATTTTACGGATTTATAAATATGCACTATCATGGATTGATTGAGATGAGCttttgagcttttgagctccGAATTAGATATGAGGTTTTCGAGATATGTTTTCGGTACTTATCTAGTGGGTTACCATACAACACATCCACACAACAAGGATATGTagatgtctatggccataggacacaatTAAGGATATCTATGTATATGTTTCTTCTCCGGCGTAACCCGGAGTCGTATAACTTCACCTTTAAGTGATGGggcctaccatgtttcttcactgGTGTAACCCAGTGTCGTACAACTTCATCTTTGGGTGATGAACATGTACTTCCTTCAGGCGAATGAGGagttgatgatattgatgataTACCCTAGCTTTACTAGCCCGGGGCCAGTGTCGGTGTGTGATGTATAAGTTTCTTCTCCGGCGTAACCTggagtcgtacagcttcaccttcgagtgatagggcctaccatgtttcttcactgGTGTAACGCAATGTCGTATAGCTTCATCTTCGGGTGATGGATAGGTATTGCCTTTGAACGAGTAAGATACCCCTAGAGAGTACAGTATTGATAAGATTTACGGGTTTGCATTCAGGCGGCGATAGCACAATCATCGAGCATTGTTTTACACTTACATGTTTTATAAATGTTTTTCAGTGCATGCtagagttttcagaaaacctattatgtagtattatatttgttttcaaaatagagggttagtatgttcataaataaaatggttttcttattattagtactattattataaattttggtCCATCCACCATTTTGGTTTTGTGCCCTCTCAGGATTTAGATTCGAGGCACACAATCCCGGCGTCAGGACATTTCTACTTAAGCATCTTCGAGCCTTCTCTGTGTAGGTCTTATTCCTCGATTCGTACATTTCTATAATAAttctttcatattatttttaattagttgtatgctctgaacacagTTCTGCACTAGTAGACTTCCATCTAATCTCATattttaatttgcatgcatgtttaaaatggcttcgtcacttTCGAATGTcagccagcacgtgcctatcatGATATTTGGAAATTTcagggttggggtgtgtcacttTACTGCCTCAACTTCTATTTGAGACACTTTACCATCTAATATTCTGAattaaacttttgtttttgtcgCAAAATACCGCCTACCATCAATACGTTAGAACATCATTGTCAAATAACAAAACCAAGTGAGGGAGAAATAGGACTGTATAGTTCAATATGTAAATTACAAAACCATATCGAAGCCAGAGAGTTACTTCGCAATTCAGACTTGTCATCAGCATTTGTTTGTACATATGAAGTTGTATCTTGTACGTGAAAGACCAGGCCTCAATCAAGGCCCCGGGGAAAATTACTCAAGTAAAGAAGCATGAATCCTCGTATAACTAACTGGGATAGTAATAGTTTTTTCtccaaatataatataatacgtACATACGACAAAATTCTAGGCTCCAAACATCTGAAGAGCTCTTACCTGGTGAAGTGAGAGAACTTGCTTTCTtaatcatctctctctctctctctctctctctctctctctctctctctatatatatatatatatatatagacacacacactaTCTCAACCTGAAAACAACTTGAAGGTAAACTTTGTCTCGTAATTCCTCTTCTGTTCTGTATCTatacattcattcattctcgaCTCTCAAATACTTGAGACCAAATTAATGCTCGACTAGCAAGGCCTCCATCTCGTTTTTCCTCGCACCATGTTTCAGTTTCTCAAGAGCAACAAGTCCAACTTGCCTAACTCTTTCTCTGGACAATCCTATACTGCAGAGTTCACATAATCACATGGTCAAATTAACAAGATGCAAAAGACGTCAAGACTAAGGTAGTTTGATGGATGTTAGGCCCTTATTTGGACTCACCGTTTGCTAATGTCCTCCCATGTAAGACCTTCATTATCCAGACCATAGTAAAGCCTTATGATCTCTCTCTCCCGATCCCCGAGCATCATATTTATGAGCTTGTTTACTTCATCCTGCAATATATACAGAGTAAGAAGTAACTTTTACGACATAGTATCACTAGTTTTTAAAGGAATGAAGGCCAGCTTTAACGATTTTTAAAAGATCGTAccatttggtttttcttttaaggaacttctattatttttttatctggATGGAGATGCTTGAACTATCTCCTTCTGATACAAGTCCCACTTTTTCTAGGTTGTTTTAGATTGTTTCTTGTATTCTTCTTCTTACCTTGAGTGCCAACGCATC is a window from the Pyrus communis chromosome 16, drPyrComm1.1, whole genome shotgun sequence genome containing:
- the LOC137720690 gene encoding maltose excess protein 1-like, chloroplastic, translating into MAESLVVVPYSSYIPGPPPHPPLQQHHHLKSFPASSSSSSSIQHNTNTNALTVSSAGQGQCLLLNFYHPIPLRLRRHSTLSALDSDVPHPLHQGSVKSTSSKTGFEQWNSWTAKFSGASNIPFLLLQMPQIYLNAQNLLAGNKAALLAVPWMGMFTGLLGNLSLLSYFAKKRENEAIVVQTLGVISLYVVFAQLSMADAMPLPYFVITSIVVATGLVLNFLNYFGWLNAGLWRFWEDFITVGGLSVLPQIMWSTFVPHIPNSIFPGALAFVVAVVAIVMARMGKLSEGGIKFVGGISGWTATLLFMWMPVSQMWTNFLNPDNIKGLSASSMLLAMIGNGLMIPRALFIRDLMWFTGSTWASFFYGYGNIVCLYWFNSISKEFFLAATTGLFLWIGMALWGDAVVNGYDSPITSLKELVSGS